GGGACTTTGTGCTACCTATAACTTTACCTTGGATACCTATCTTGATATGGTTAAGACCTAGAATGCGAATTTTACGTTTTAAAAATGAAGACAGCAACGGATCTTTTTATCTTCAACTTATTTCGGCTCTTATAATTACTGTTTCTCTTATGATTACTCAAAGTTATTTAACTACGGCCATGGGAAAGTTAGAAGTTATTTCTAATATTCAACAAATTGAAAGTGTTTCTAAGGCTCGTTATTATAAACTTATCAATTTTTCTGTCGATCCCTCCTTTGCTGGTGTTTCTGCTAATGTTACAGTTACCGGAAAATATAATGAAAACTTAAACTTAGAGTTATTTATTGGGATTCCTTTTTTACCGGAAGCTAAAAGTTTTAACGAAAAAGAATATAAATATTGGTATGGAGTTAAATTTAAAAAACAAATCAGTAATAAATTGAACGATGAAGAAAAAGAAAAGTTATATACAGACTTTTACGAAGAATCTATGGCGATTATGGAGCAATACGACTACCATTCTTTGGATCATTTTGAACGTACTCCTACATCTGATGATAAAAAATACTTTTTACAAGCTATTGAATCATCGATAAAACGAAAACCGGACGAAAGTTACATTATTTTGGAACCGATACCGGAAAAATTCGAAAGCAAAAATGAAGGTAAACTTGCCTGGTTTTTTGGAACTTTCGGGATTGGTTTTTTGATTTTGTTAATCTCATTAATATTCCCGAGTTATAAAGTAGAAGGTTCTGAAATGTTATCGCAGGACGAACAAGTGAAAGAGTATTCTTTGAGAGATGTGTTGGAGTATTTGTTTCCTCGAGGTGATCACATGATTACTTCAATTTTATTAAATTTA
This genomic window from Leptospira kirschneri serovar Cynopteri str. 3522 CT contains:
- a CDS encoding rhomboid family intramembrane serine protease, encoding MNTYIKKLKHILPIFLLIYVLNLILFLGARWLLTIRYEILDINEEIWDFVLPITLPWIPILIWLRPRMRILRFKNEDSNGSFYLQLISALIITVSLMITQSYLTTAMGKLEVISNIQQIESVSKARYYKLINFSVDPSFAGVSANVTVTGKYNENLNLELFIGIPFLPEAKSFNEKEYKYWYGVKFKKQISNKLNDEEKEKLYTDFYEESMAIMEQYDYHSLDHFERTPTSDDKKYFLQAIESSIKRKPDESYIILEPIPEKFESKNEGKLAWFFGTFGIGFLILLISLIFPSYKVEGSEMLSQDEQVKEYSLRDVLEYLFPRGDHMITSILLNLNILIFLIMIFSGVHFFYPDGPSLLEWGANRRIETLAGQWWRLLTNVFVHAGFPHLFFNGFGLIISAIFVEPILGRIRFLILYIFSGLCGSLASIVWYPNTISVGASGAIFGLYGAILGLVLMDAFPRDDKKNVLIMIVTFILTGLIWGLFGGIDNASHIGGLVGGTILGIILFQFGKKD